A genomic segment from Acidimicrobiales bacterium encodes:
- a CDS encoding MFS transporter yields the protein LARRYHYSTGIIGLFGLIGAAGAVAATLAGRLSDRGWARHSTGAATALLFGSWLALWLGRSSLLALVLGILILDVGAQGLHITNQGEIYRLRPEARSRLTAAYMVLYFVGGAAGSVSSATLYDRLGWNGVCAAGAGFAAAAFALWLFRLVARRP from the coding sequence CTGGCCCGCCGGTACCACTACTCGACCGGGATCATCGGGCTGTTCGGGCTGATCGGTGCGGCGGGGGCAGTGGCGGCCACGCTCGCCGGCCGCCTCTCCGACCGGGGCTGGGCCCGCCACAGCACGGGCGCCGCCACCGCCCTCCTGTTCGGCTCGTGGCTGGCCCTGTGGCTCGGGCGCTCGTCGCTCCTGGCCCTGGTGCTCGGCATCCTGATCCTGGACGTGGGCGCCCAGGGTCTGCACATCACCAACCAGGGCGAGATCTACCGGCTCCGCCCCGAGGCCCGCAGCCGTCTCACCGCCGCCTACATGGTCCTCTACTTCGTCGGCGGCGCCGCCGGCAGCGTGTCCTCGGCCACCCTGTACGACCGTCTGGGCTGGAATGGGGTGTGCGCCGCGGGGGCCGGCTTCGCCGCTGCCGCCTTCGCCCTGTGGTTGTTCCGGTTGGTGGCCCGCCGGCCCTGA